One genomic window of Pecten maximus chromosome 3, xPecMax1.1, whole genome shotgun sequence includes the following:
- the LOC117322675 gene encoding acetylcholine receptor subunit beta-like: MNCFQASPIRIGQRAPQLTPKTASRNYHREIEMNPLWVVVLCYTVQATIPGVPPDYSTELESQLRTGLFSEYEVLQRPSHTVHVKVSITLLTVNELNIKDQALSITAYFTLSWMDARLSWASNTTYGNIRFLFSTETYVWRPALIIDNAVDELTVMSDKNIPIRIASSGTLHWNPAGVYTVACDSDITFYPLDIQTCTLSVSSWAYTSNEIDLEYDTDHSNGIDITSYSQNGEWDLVSTFVEAEGNSKTRGSQTFSNVKFSIVLRRKPLFHLLNTIFPVALMAFLSAMVFKLPPDSGEKIGFSLTVLLAYAVYLTLISDNIPSTSVSVCYLSIYLALILVFGSISVVCTILVLNFHHRSNEKEPIPMWLKMFIFNIVAKVVCWKGHCCCRKRSVSPSSIIPDVQSTPIKHNDPESNEKVVPVAEVSADNDDDFDEVEDVTWQDIAGILDKFFFFLFMVSIGLSTIVIFSLLMNNFLKAAF, from the exons TGTGGGTTGTTGTCCTATGTTACACCGTACAGGCCACGATTCCAGGCGTTCCGCCGGACTATTCCACGGAGCTAGAGTCACAACTTCGGACTGGTTTGTTTTCTGAATACGAGGTACTCCAACGACCATCTCATACTGTACATGTCAAAGTGTCCATCACTCTACTGACTGTCAACGAACTG AATATCAAAGACCAGGCTCTGTCCATCACCGCCTACTTTACGTTG TCCTGGATGGATGCACGTTTGTCGTGGGCATCAAACACAACTTATGGCAACATCAGATTCCTGTTCAGTACGGAGACCTATGTATGGAGGCCCGCTCTCATAATTGATAACGC AGTGGACGAACTTACAGTTATGAGTGACAAAAACATACCTATCCGGATCGCATCCTCTGGCACATTGCACTGGAACCCGGCAGGTGTTTACACTGTGGCCTGTGACTCGGACATTACTTTCTATCCCTTGGATATCCAGACATGTACACTGTCCGTCAGCTCGTGGGCATACACCAGCAACGAGATTGACCTCGAATATGACACTGACCACAGTAACGGCATTGACATTACTTCCTACAGTCAGAATGGTGAGTGGGATCTGGTCTCCACCTTTGTAGAGGCAGAAGGTAATAGCAAAACGAGGGGATCACAAACTTTTTCGAACGTGAAATTCTCAATCGTGCTGAGACGCAAGCCACTGTTTCATCTCCTGAACACAATCTTCCCAGTTGCATTGATGGCGTTCTTAAGTGCAATGGTTTTTAAGTTGCCTCCCGACTCAGGAGAGAAGATAGGCTTTTCTTTGACCGTTTTGCTGGCGTACGCCGTGTACCTGACTTTGATCTCCGACAACATCCCGAGCACCTCTGTTTCCGTCTGTTACCTGT CAATTTATCTGGCGTTGATCCTGGTATTTGGTTCAATCTCTGTGGTCTGTACCATCCTGGTACTGAATTTTCATCACCGCTCCAATGAGAAGGAACCCATTCCGATGTGGCTTAAGATGTTCATCTTCAACATTGTGGCTAAGGTCGTCTGCTGGAAAGGGCATTGCTGTTGTCGAAAGAGAAGCGTCAGTCCTTCTTCCATCATCCCCGATGTCCAATCTACGCCAATCAAGCACAATGACCCCGAAAGTAACGAAAAAGTGGTGCCTGTTGCTGAAGTTTCAGCAGATAATGACGACGACTTTGACGAGGTGGAGGATGTCACCTGGCAAGATATTGCTGGGATCTTGGACAAATTCTTCTTTTTCTTGTTCATGGTATCGATCGGACTATCAACCATAGTAATCTTTTCTTTGCTGATGAACAACTTCCTGAAGGCAGCCTTTTAG
- the LOC117323687 gene encoding neuronal acetylcholine receptor subunit alpha-5-like: MMLRGRLTIILYCILTAYIDIVEGQLGPQLPLSPPPIYSKELETQLRNYLFKDYNVLQRPNERVYINVSLSILTINDMSIKDQTLSMTGYLSLGWLDERLAWDSQTTTYSSIKFLFSTETYVWRPALLIDNAVHGISVISDVNTPMRIQDNGIITWSPADIYTVSCVSDIMYYPLDIQTCSLSLTSWAYTSNEISLNFDSEPVDLATYIPNGEWELLSTRGLTSGSRSKGNNSFSNVKFAIQLRRRPLFHVLNTLFPVALMAVLSAMVFKLPTESGEKIGFALTVLLAYAVYLTLISDNIPSTSVSVCYLSIYLSLILTYGTLSVLCTILVINIHSRTDEEEIPPRTRRVTKSILMPLAFWKGSCKQSSCCKKKVEPNDTRTIHVLSVSKINVNVATPATETEPIAPGYNVTSRESNADPLTWYIISKVLDAVFFNIFMLTIVFTSIVFFAILAGEYANV; this comes from the exons ATGATGTTGCGGGGACGGCTGACGATAATCCTCTACTGTATACTGACGGCTT ACATTGATATTGTGGAGGGCCAGCTAGGACCACAACTACCACTATCACCTCCCCCTATCTATTCCAAGGAACTAGAGACACAGCTTCGGAACTATTTATTTAAagactacaatgtattacaacGTCCTAATGAGAGAGTGTATATCAATGTTTCACTCAGTATACTTACTATCAACGATATG AGTATCAAAGACCAAACGTTATCGATGACCGGATATCTTTCACTT GGTTGGCTGGACGAACGCTTGGCGTGGGATTCTCAAACAACAACGTATTCAAGCATCAAATTTTTGTTCAGCACAGAGACGTATGTCTGGCGCCCTGCACTCCTAATTGACAACGC GGTACATGGTATATCCGTCATCAGTGACGTGAACACCCCAATGAGGATACAAGACAATGGAATAATTACCTGGTCACCGGCCGATATTTACACTGTGTCGTGTGTGTCTGACATTATGTATTACCCACTGGACATACAAACCTGCTCTTTGTCCCTCACGTCATGGGCATACACAAGCAATGAAATCAGTCTCAATTTTGATAGCGAACCAGTTGATCTCGCTACGTACATACCAAATGGAGAATGGGAGTTATTGTCTACTAGAGGTCTTACATCAGGAAGTCGTTCAAAAGGTAACAACAGTTTTTCGAACGTCAAGTTTGCTATCCAGCTGAGGCGACGCCCACTGTTTCACGTATTGAATACTCTGTTTCCTGTCGCATTAATGGCAGTGCTGAGCGCCATGGTGTTCAAACTTCCAACGGAATCCGGAGAGAAGATTGGGTTTGCCCTGACCGTCCTCCTTGCGTATGCTGTGTACCTGACTCTGATTTCTGACAACATCCCAAGTACTTCAGTATCCGTTTGCTATTTAT CTATCTACCTCAGCCTTATCCTGACATATGGAACGTTGTCCGTCTTGTGTACGATCTTGGTCATTAATATCCACTCACGGACGGACGAAGAGGAAATACCGCCCAGGACGAGGCGTGTCACCAAATCTATCCTCATGCCTCTGGCCTTCTGGAAAGGAAGCTGTAAACAAAGCAGTTGTTGTAAAAAGAAAGTAGAACCTAACGATACCAGGACTATCCACGTTTTGTCTG TTTCCAAAATAAATGTGAATGTAGCTACACCTGCAACTGAAACGGAGCCGATAGCACCGGGCTATAATGTAACCTCACGGGAAAGCAATGCTGATCCACTCACTTGGTATATCATCTCCAAGGTCCTGGACGCGGTCttcttcaatattttcatgttgACCATTGTCTTCACTTCCATCGTATTCTTCGCCATTTTAGCGGGCGAGTACGCCAATGTCTAG
- the LOC117322674 gene encoding acetylcholine receptor subunit beta-like, producing MGMEDCFSERNIWIPFVKTGRFYILVLLVLTQCYDVSGAASPPVYSKDLETSLRTELFTGYEVLQRPSKTVGVFVSLNVLTVNDLDIKDQFMSITAYFELKWSDSRLTWSNTSATTQDYSSVKFLFSTEEYVWRPSLIIDNTIDDFSVINDKYIPMRITSQGYVIWNPAGIYTIACSSDITYYPLDIQSCTLSLSSWSYTSDEISLQLSRLPIDFSFYSENGEWEMVTASASTGDAKTRGDHTFSNLKFTLTMRRRPLFHVLNTLFPVALMSVLSAMVFKLPADSGEKMGFSLTVLLAYAVYLTLISDNIPSTSVTACYLSIYLALILVFGTFAVMCSILVLNVFFRPDEMEISKGWRLATKVMAFIVRWQQPCLPGRCQSPQRGSGNKGNKIESVSEKKSPLPKDNITTDQQEIKIEDCGKDDLDDFEISWKIISFILDQFFFVLFLFAIALSSIVLFGLIFSQFNSV from the exons ATGGGTATGGAAGATTGTTTCAGTGAGCGAAATATTTGGATACCGTTTGTGAAAACGGGACGATTCTACATTTTAG TTTTGTTGGTCCTGACCCAGTGCTATGACGTATCCGGAGCTGCTTCGCCTCCTGTCTATTCCAAGGACCTGGAGACGAGCCTAAGAACGGAACTGTTCACGGGTTACGAGGTTCTACAACGACCGTCCAAGACAGTCGGGGTCTTCGTGTCCTTAAACGTCCTCACTGTCAATGATCTG GACATCAAAGACCAGTTCATGTCAATAACAGCCTATTTTGAATTG AAATGGTCTGATAGTCGACTTACGTGGTCCAATACCTCTGCTACAACTCAAGACTATTCGTCTGTGAAATTTCTCTTCTCCACAGAAGAATACGTCTGGAGACCTTCCCTCATTATAGATAACAC AATCGACGATTTCTCTGTCATCAACGATAAATACATCCCCATGCGTATCACATCACAAGGTTATGTGATTTGGAATCCTGCTGGAATATACACCATCGCTTGCTCGTCCGACATAACATATTACCCATTAGACATCCAGTCTTGTACGCTCTCACTGAGTTCCTGGTCCTACACCAGTGATGAAATTAGCCTCCAGCTGAGCCGTCTACCAATCGATTTCTCTTTCTACTCGGAGAACGGGGAATGGGAGATGGTTACCGCATCAGCGTCTACTGGCGATGCAAAGACACGTGGCGACCATACGTTTTCCAATCTGAAGTTCACACTGACAATGCGGAGACGCCCCCTCTTCCACGTGCTTAACACTCTTTTCCCCGTAGCATTGATGTCTGTACTTAGTGCTATGGTGTTTAAGCTTCCCGCTGACTCCGGCGAGAAGATGGGATTTTCCCTAACTGTCCTCTTGGCGTATGCTGTTTACCTAACACTCATCTCGGACAATATTCCCAGTACTTCTGTAACGGCTTGCTACTTAT CTATCTACCTGGCCTTGATTCTGGTATTTGGGACGTTTGCTGTGATGTGTTCCATTCTCGTCCTGAACGTTTTCTTCCGCCCAGACGAAATGGAAATATCGAAAGGTTGGAGGCTAGCCACGAAAGTTATGGCGTTTATTGTTAGATGGCAGCAACCTTGTCTTCCTGGGAGATGTCAAAGTCCGCAAAGAGGAAGTGGCAATAAAGGCAATAAAATAGAGTCCGTGTCAGAGAAAAAATCTCCCCTTCCGAAAGACAATATCACCACTGATCAACAGGAAATCAAGATTGAGGATTGTGGAAAAGATGACTTGGACGATTTTGAAATAAGCTGGAAAATTATAAGCTTCATCCTAGATCAATTCTTCTTtgttcttttcctgtttgccaTTGCTCTCTCTTCAATCGTGCTCTTCGGTCTCATCTTCTCACAGTTCAACTCGGTGtga